The DNA region gccgctgacatcgcccttgacaaccgcgagcgcggtttctacctcgccaaagatcaggcccaacatttgtacccgaactttgactttagcgccatgggagtaatgaaagagataaccgccgcaggactggttggtcccgacgatcctcccctgattgaccaaaacctctggacagcgactgaagaagaagaggaagaagaagaacaggagaaagaaaacaatgaataatgtaattttaacattactttagcttttactgtcaccttgtagtgtacttttccgccattcgtctatgtttaagcaacccttcgccatagctttttatatcgccgttggatattttgtaaatcatgttggaatgcttccgccgtacattttttagtcgccgccgcatcgtcatcaccatcttgctttagccttataagaaattagtttgacttgctcgccactctcagcgtaaggccgccaccattttgcggtaggtcgctaccctcatttttggcggtaggtcgcaaccctcttgcggtaggtcgcgaccctcttgcggtaggtcgccaccattttgcggtaggtcgctaccctcatttttggcggtaggtcgcgaccctttagcggtaggtcgccatcctcttgcggtaggtcgcgaccctcttgcggtaggtcgccacccttagcgtgaggtcgccacccttttggcgacttttgtgtgtctaaactgagtcttacaggtcgccacccatagcgtttggtcgccaccctttggcatgaggtcaccaccctagcggtaggtcgccacccttggtgtgatcgtcccatttcgggactcaaagtgctttgggttccaatggccagttggattaccaaagcggtgctcagtagaatgggcaatttgtaccccacacatcgccaatgaatccggtggttacgtgggcttttccggggctaatttagttcatcgtgaaacttgtttcactttgtaactaaatcgcgccatcaggagcttgtcccacccaataacaaaccgcttatggaagagtcttccaagtttcataaaactttaatggtgtgcctcaattcacccactccttctctttgatccgatttgctcctctctgcctgaatcaaaaccagcgaagacaatataacttctaatatcaacttcaaaataagaaaattaggaaatacaacaactgagaagggaatcaaatgaaagatggaggaaaagtttgaaggaattggaaaatttgttgccagcattcttaaccatagcaacgctttactcgccaaacttccacggccaaaacaaaacgtgcccgccagaattccgccgccggagtaTAACGTGCTTGCCAGATTCCAACGCCAGCACGCTACGCTAACAACACTTGCTCACCGCCTAATCCTCAAAACGTGTTCGCCAAAGCCAacgcgtgctcgccaaagcaaatgtgctcgccaaagcaaacgtgatcgccagaattccaacgcctaaaaaaaaaaacgtctcgggattggctctactcttcatgtattgtgctctggacagattcctcgccttcGTTCTTTCCTTCGTCATTACCAATCTGCTCTCCCTcgcctacatgcttcctcgatctgaagcttcacctctgttgacgctcttcattgtcggactgaaccgtgttgctccgatctgccatcgctggatgcgccttgaagaatctcgatctgtcattctctcgtgaacgcaccttgttctttcccctccgccttgccaccgatctgaaactcctccttttatcgctgctcgggcgacgtgtcgcccttttccaacttcgcgcgctttcttttgaaagcgtcgtcctcctcatcaagaatataagtgctggcgcgagcacgcatctcctccatcgaacgcgccggcttacgtgtcaatttgctgttcaaccctcccggtagcaaaccgtttttaaatgctaaagcacaagctcgaggctcctcgtcctcaaccttgaccgacgctgcgctgtaccttgccatgtactctttcagtgattctccttcttgctggcgaatactatataggtcgttgatcgtcaccggctgattcttattcgccgagaattgcactagaaacttggatgagaagtctctgaaatttgaaatcgatccgcgcggcaaagttgtgaaccacgccatcgccgtcgatttgaacgtcgatggaaacatcctgcacttcaccgcatctgacgccgcaattatcaccatcttcgtattaaaatacagaagatgatccttcggatcggaatctccgctgtaagaatccagaactaacgttttcatgttatccagaatcgccacactctcgacatcttccgagaacggacggaactcagccacggaatctgcttctctgcttccatcacctcgctgctcgcggcggtagaaatctaactgagcctgtagatgctcattccgctgctggatgttgccaatgctgcgcatcaaatggcgccattgctcctgcgtcaccgccggttgttgttccggagcaggtgaattctctggtgagcgctccagagatcccacctgtgaaggcgatggaggaggtggtggtacaggaggtgatggaggaggagaaggagattgcactcctgtcgttcgtaccggagaatccaggtccacacgatgaggccgccgaggcggcgaaatccgctgtcgcattggtgaatgatgttgcctcctgcgtcgagtctccatccaaaccagaaacgatgcaaactcgatcggaaaaccaatcactaagtcacagaatcaaaatcagaaaacctggcgttggggagcatattataatagcttgaagaaccgacctcgggagcaggggcttgttcaatttgagctgcttcagaggtagtggcagcgccaggacaggatttttccccttgatgaggcggggaaggcatggagcctgCATCAtatgttgagggcgggctaggaggcgcatcttggcgagggggagactttggggtttcattttcgcCAGGTCAATTCCTTCATTCCAAAAACAAACACCACCTTCCGTTTGTATTCTGTTCCTAACTCACATCACACCCAAAAAAAGCATTACACTAATTAAGTTAGGtcccaaaacaacaacaactgtGACATTtccaaatttttcaaaaaaataatttataaatataaatctGGGACCCCCGGAAATTGCTGGCATTTGAGGaacgagaaagagagagagtgtgagagagtctctttctttctcatttctcaTTCTCCTAAAACCCCtgtttcctctctctctctctctaaactttaatttttttttcttctatttttcctCTTTCAATTTTCCTTCTCTCTCTACATTTCGATCTGAATTCAATAACGTCGTGATActgctccttcttcttcttcttcttcttcttcttctcccgcGCGCTCGCTCGCTCGCTCGCAATCTGCCGCATTGCGACATTGATTCATtctcagaaaaccagagaattgcctaatcacaatcagaggtaacttcatgcacaatcaatccacgtgaatgggagtagagagTTTAcaggtccccacagacggcgccaaatgttctgggaatgaacattgaggaaaggtatagtacctaagagtagagagattgtgctagagagagagtgctgaatttcgagtgttatttccatcaaatgagccaaaaagtcccttccaattgataactacctcctatttatagagcttgggtactacctattgggccaattgggcctccgaggtcaaggcccaactgaaggccagggccccgcctcagggcgggatacatgctgggcgttgcccctctaggggctcgcccagtccataaaCCAACCAATAACAAAACATCAACACAAGGGAAGACAAGTTACAAATGACGAATTCAGCAGCAACATATCAGATCAGCTCAACAGATGCCAAAAACAAACCAGCTTGCACCTCAGACGTGTTGAATACACAGTAATGGTTCAGCATACCACTCAGCCATGGAATAAGTAAAACTCTGAACAAGTGCCTTCACCCATTGCCAAGACCTCCATTTAATTAATTCCACTGCCGTCGGAATACAAACGACACTAGCTCTAAAAATTACATCATTCCTTAGAAGCCAAATTGTCCATGTTGTTGCCAACCATATTGGAAACATACCCCTGAAACTAGCATTACTCCAACCttgctgaaattgtaaaatgtgACTCTTAGCATCTATTGGAAGCACAGTAGAGACTCCAAGCCACTGATACACTTCCCTCCATACATCCATGGAAACCGGGCAAGAAAACAAAAGATGGgaacaagattctgcttcaatGCAACAGAACTTACAGACCGCATCTTCTGGAGAAGGCAGCACCCCCCTCTTAAGCAAATTATCTGATGTGGGCAACCTATTCAACAAACACCTCCAAGCAAATGCCTTCACATTAGATGGCGCTAGTGCCCGCCAAATAATTGAAAACACCGTATCTGGCTCCGGTAACAATGGTCCCtgcaaaaataaataagttgTGTTAACGGAATAAGTTCCCTCAGTGTTTGGCAACCACACCCACTTATCAGGAACCCCTTCTGTAAGCTGGATCAAGGAGAGCTCCTGCTGCAACTCAGCTAGCCACCCTAACTCCCTCCCTACCAGTGGTCTGCGCCATGTAAACTCCCATTGCCATATCCCTTGGTTCCACCGCCCGCAATCTGAAATATAACAACGTTTCCCTTTGGACAGGTTATACAGCCTGTAATACCTCTCACGAAAGCTACCTCGCCCCGTCCACTCCTCACTCCAGAATTGAGTTGCTTCCCCACAACGAACCTGTTTAGAAATGCCATCATGAAACCAACCCAAAACATCATCTTCACAAGCTTCTTTTACCCCTTTCCACCATGGTGAATCCTGCATACTGAACTCAGTAGAGTACTTAGCACTCAGCACACGGCACCATAGACTATCCTTTTCAGTTCTCATCCTCCACATCCACTTTCCCAACAACGCCTTATTAAAAATGGATAAATCCTTTATGCCTAGCCCACCCACTTCCTTAGGCTTACAAATATCTACCCACTTTacccaagcaattttgctcTCTAACTGACCACCACCCCAAAGAAAAGCTCTCATAATCTGATTACAAGTAGACATCACACAAGTCGGAAGCTTaaaaaaagatagaaaaaataATGGGAGCGCCGTGAGCACACTTTGAATAAGGCAAATCCTCCCCCCAAAAGAAATAGATTTCCGCTGCCAACTAGATAATCTATCATTTATCTTCTTTATCACAGGCTCCCACAACTGACGCCCACTAGTCCTTCCCCCCACGGGATACCCAGATACACAAAGGGGATAGGCATTATCTTACAGTTCAAATAAGAAGCAAACTGCTGTGGAACCCCAAGCTCAAGCGCAACTGTAGCCAACTtgcttttatgaaaattaacttTCAACCCAGAAATTAACTCAAAGCAGCGTAACACACATTTCAACACCACCAAATTCTGCACTGAGGCCTCCCCAATAAAAATAGTATCATCAGCAAACTGAAGTAAAGAGACATGTACCTTGCCGTCCCGCCCCACCTGATATCCCTTAAACCTCCCCAACCTTTCTGCATTTAAAAACAGTCCATTTAACCCCTCTGCCacaattaaaaacagaaaaggagCAAGAGGGTCACCTTGTCTGAGGCCCTTCTCCATTTTAAACTCATCCCCCGGGCTACCATTGACCAGAACTGAAACAGATGCTGAACGAAGACACCCCATAATCCAGCCAATCCATTTCCCACAAAACCCCATTCTAGTCATCATGTATTCCAGAAAGTCCCACTGCACCGAGTCATACGCCTTCTCATAATCAACTTTAAAAACAATCGTCGGCCTCTTCTTAACCTTTGCCTCATGAACAATCTCATTTACCACAACTACGCTGTCCAAGGTTATTTACCCAAATCTTAAAAACAATTTCAACTCATTTTCCCCATTCATATATTTGCGACCTTGTGCCCCTTTTCCAATTGCAAAAACCTTCATTCCCCAAAACCCTAAATCGTCAACAACACCACTCATTCAATGAGTTGGAGGGGAGGTAGCGCGGTGCTATCGAGGGCCAACCGTATAAAGACGAAGCTTCAATCAGCACTAGAAGCCACCGTCTTGGAGGTCGACGACGTCTCGCACCAGCACGCCGGCCACGCCGCCGTCAGGGAGAGTTCCGAGAAGGGGGAGACTCATTTCAATTTGAGgatcgtttcgcccaaattCGAAGGCCAGAGTCTCGTTAAACGACACCGTATGGTCTACGATCTTCTCTCCGACGAGCTTCAATCTGGGTTGCACGCGCTCTCCATTGTCGCTAAGACCCCCGGTGAATCAACAACCACCGCTGCGAAATGATACGGTGCGTTTCATGCCATAGTTCTTACCTTTTCGGCTTAGAGTGTTTGATGTTTCAGTGTTTACTTCTTTTTCAAATGACCCATTTCAATTGTGCTATCTCATCACATGTCCCGTTTGGATGAACTTATTTGGAtgaacttatttgagcttatgtGATAGCATACGCGTTTGTgtaagtgtttgggagagcttttGCAAACCGCCATAAgctgagcttattttcataaactactcaggatagcttatggactactcaggatagcttatgaaaaagaccttatgcttatatatatatataatatattgcttattttcaatttattttaataatttgcgCTTATGGTCGCTTATAGCTTATGgtataagcgcttaattaagctgtttccCAAACGGGGCCCATGTGTATTGTCAAGCACTTGTGCTTTAAATAATGGAACTTTAATAATCTTATGTGACTGAGTGCTCTGTAGAATGTGAGGTGTTTTATTGTAATTTGTTTGTAGAATTTGAAAAATGATTAGATGTTACTTTGATCCTATTTTGAAGCACTATGTTGGAGTAGTTTTGTTTGTTTTAGTATCTATTTGGACTGTATGCATTGCCTGCTAGGATAATCACATCCGGTTTTCAGCTTTGTTTATCCTGGTTTTATATTTAAAGTGAAGGTTTTGCTAACCATGATTTGTGAGCTTTAGATGAGTGGCATGGGTGTGAGGGTTCAATTGTTGGATGGCACTACAGATCTAAGTTTTATTAATGCAAATTTTTCTTGTGAAAAAATTGCTGAGTTcgtaaatattttgatttttgaccATTAGGTACTTAAGACTTACTTTTAGAGTTCGTGCATAATGAGGTCAGACTGGTTTGTTtctctggaaaaaaaattcaatttagatttaattttGCCATCAGTTTGAAATATAAAAGGCAACCTtattaatgattttatttttttgacggATAGTAGTGCAAAATGATAAGAGCTTCTCATATTGCATTGACTTTTAGATTTTTCGGTTGGAGGGGGGTTTCATCCAAATAGAATGAGTTTCCTGGGATAGGGAGTAGGGATAGTGTTAGTAGTTTTTGTCTTTCTACTTCACATGCTTTAGATGGTTTTTCCCCAGATTTTTGGTATTGAGTCTGGACTAAAGCTCCAATGATGAATTAACAAGATGCTAGTTAAACTTGTAACTCTATCGTTCCAATTTCTGAAGTTGAGTTAGTTTTTCTTGTTTTGTGTTGAAGAAGGTAAATCTGAGGAGCTTCTGTCAGACTTCTTGATATCTTCTTATCATTTCCATAGAATAAGCAATTGCAGGATTTTTCTAAGttgcttctctctctctctcactcatcAATTTGACCCatctaagtgcatgtttggaaaccctACTATGCCATAATCACTTCTATAGATAAGCTTATGTGAGTAGATTctgagtttcagaattgattctgatgaaagagaaactcatccaaacatgctaaaatttattttagagaGGTGGAGACTTATAACCCTTATTGGAAAATCAAGTGAGCAACTTCATTATTTGTCACGCATATGCAtgtattttatcatattttttaaGCGTACCCCTTTCCAttgaaccccccccccccccctctttttccttctctctttcacACACACAAAACATGTAAAGAAAGAGATTTGGGAGGCTATTTCCTCATGAGTTGTTTATGAAAGTGATAGCAATCTAATCATATGGAGGATGAAAGCTGTCAAATTTGGCTATCTTTAGGATATTTTAGGCCAAAACATTTTGAAGtatgtttggtttggtttggttccTACAATTCCTTTTTTGGGTCAAGTTATTGCTTGTAGCTGCCAAATAtttgcttttttctttttcttattatGCTTTGCATACTGACTTGGGTTTTTTTCCCCATTCAGTCTCATCTGATTTTTGCTGCGACGGGAGGGTACTTCTATGTAGATTGATGTGTGAAAGTATCCACCATTTCCTGATTTCCAAGCTATTAAACTTCAGACAAACTGTGGAATAAAGGGAATTTCTATTCTATTCTTATTTGGAATTTAAGAGGAAGTGGTTAAACGAAAGGAAACGTaatactaaaataaaataacatttgCACTTTTAGTTTGCGTATAGCTGCACCATCTTGCAGCATGGAACGTATGTATATGCCTTCTTTTgacaccttaaagatttagtgAAGTTATCAGTAAGTTTGATTATTGGAACATGCTCAAGAAGTTTTGGTGATGCTTGAAGAAATTCTCCCTCTGAAAACTAACAATCAACTTCTATACTTTTGTTCTCACTTGAAGGAAAATATTCGATGAGAAATGCAAAGCCAATGCATTATCTCACATTAGGTCCAAAGGACCAGCTTCATATAACCGCAACTTATGAATTAAATCCTTCAACCATATAATAGGAACTCACAAGTTGTGTGAGCCATTGCTTAATACTTAACTTTCATACTTGATCTCATTGGGACTGTTAGGGTTAGTTTATTTAGGGAATCCAAATAAACATAGATAGAGGTGTTAATGGGTTGATTTGGTTCGGATTTGAGGTATAATAGAATTTGAATCGTTAAATAATAACTAGGATTATAGCCCGTtgccgtgcgatgcacggacgagcGATTCTACgagttataatttttaattcaataatttataaaataaatagattTATTTACATGTCTAtggtaattaatattaataatgtttGCAGCTATGAAAAGATAGGTGATATTTAATAATTTCATCTGGAGGAGGTAACtatgaaatttgttttttatgtttggaGTGAGATGAAAATATTGGACACTgatcatatttttttctttttatgtttatttttgtgGAATATTCAGGTGTATATTGTTGTACCAAGATAATTCTTTAATGATTTTGAAGAAAGTCTCTCAtgcgatgcacggacgagcGATTCTACGATTTGATATAATTAATTACGTAATTATTAAGATGAACAAATTAATTTACATACCAATAGTTTGCAATCTTTTATGGAATatgattttcatattttattggTTCATTAGGATGATgttaaaatcaacaaaatttatTGTCAACTTTGTCAATATATAGGTGACAATAAAGTGCTTATTAACTTTAATaggtataatttttttcttaaaaaaactaTAA from Lotus japonicus ecotype B-129 chromosome 2, LjGifu_v1.2 includes:
- the LOC130736766 gene encoding sufE-like protein 1, chloroplastic/mitochondrial; this translates as MSWRGGSAVLSRANRIKTKLQSALEATVLEVDDVSHQHAGHAAVRESSEKGETHFNLRIVSPKFEGQSLVKRHRMVYDLLSDELQSGLHALSIVAKTPGESTTTAAK